A single region of the Nicotiana sylvestris chromosome 6, ASM39365v2, whole genome shotgun sequence genome encodes:
- the LOC138871146 gene encoding uncharacterized protein yields MCETFKIKHKNSTAYRPQINGAVEAANKNIKKIVRKMVENHKQWYEKLPFALLGYHTTIRTSIGATSYMLVNGTETVIPAEVEIPSLRIIQEAELSDAEWIRSHYEQLALFDGKRMKQYVTTNFTKIECLELSTKGSNQDSSHQDNRY; encoded by the coding sequence atgtgtgaaactttcaaaatcaagcacaagaattccacagcttaTAGACCTCAGAtaaatggagccgtagaagccgccaacaaaaacatcaagaagatagtaaggaaaatggtagagaaccacaaacaatggtatgagaagttaccttttgctttattgggataccacaccacaattcgcacatcaatcggggcaactTCCTACATGCTGGTTAATGGTACCGAgactgtcatcccagccgaggtggagattccttctttaagaatcatacaggaagctgaactcagtgaCGCAGAGTGGATAAGAAGTCACTATGAACAATTAGCCCTtttcgatggaaagaggatgaagcAATATGTCACAACCAACTTTACCAaaatagaatgtctagagctttcaacaaaagggtcaaaccaagatagtTCGCACCAGGACAAccggtattga